The following proteins are co-located in the Bradyrhizobium sp. AZCC 2176 genome:
- a CDS encoding NAD-dependent epimerase/dehydratase family protein, whose protein sequence is MNMWVTGANGFIGRHLVRVLADRGNRVHGIGHGAIGDAERGRIGLGHWLNGEIDAANLNALAERSGLPSTIFHLAGGSSVGLSIALPFEDFSRTVASTARLLEWLRGSARDCRLIVASSAAVYGAGHDGAIAVDAATLPMSPYGQHKLMMEQLCRSYAITFGVRSTVARLFSVYGPNLRKQLPWDICSRLQAGERNLVLGGTGAEVRDWIDVRDVARLMAEIGGWPQPETFQVINAGSGLGTNVARVAAILAECWGGSPSVQFSGIVRAGDPPSLLADGSMLRALPFDWKIPVEQGFADYVSWFKDQIR, encoded by the coding sequence ATGAACATGTGGGTCACCGGCGCCAATGGCTTCATCGGCCGGCATCTGGTTCGGGTGTTGGCTGATCGGGGCAATCGCGTTCACGGCATCGGCCACGGCGCGATTGGCGACGCCGAAAGGGGTCGCATCGGGCTGGGGCATTGGCTGAACGGCGAGATCGACGCGGCCAATCTCAATGCGCTTGCGGAGCGCTCCGGATTGCCGTCGACGATCTTCCATCTGGCCGGCGGGTCTTCGGTTGGGCTGTCGATCGCGCTGCCGTTTGAGGACTTTTCGCGCACCGTTGCGAGTACGGCCAGATTGCTGGAGTGGCTGCGCGGTTCCGCCAGGGATTGCCGCTTGATCGTGGCGTCGAGCGCAGCGGTCTACGGTGCGGGTCACGATGGGGCGATTGCGGTGGATGCCGCCACGTTGCCGATGTCGCCTTATGGGCAGCACAAGCTGATGATGGAGCAATTGTGCCGAAGCTATGCCATTACTTTTGGCGTGCGCAGCACGGTGGCGCGGCTGTTCTCGGTCTACGGGCCGAACCTGCGCAAGCAATTGCCGTGGGACATCTGCTCCCGCTTGCAAGCAGGAGAGCGAAACCTGGTGCTGGGAGGTACAGGTGCGGAGGTGCGTGACTGGATCGATGTCCGTGACGTCGCTCGGCTTATGGCTGAGATCGGCGGATGGCCGCAGCCGGAGACCTTTCAAGTGATCAACGCCGGATCCGGTCTCGGAACGAACGTGGCGCGGGTTGCCGCAATCCTTGCAGAATGCTGGGGCGGAAGCCCATCGGTGCAGTTTTCGGGCATCGTCCGAGCCGGCGATCCGCCAAGTTTGCTGGCGGACGGCTCGATGCTGCGCGCTCTGCCCTTTGACTGGAAGATCCCGGTTGAACAGGGCTTTGCGGACTATGTTTCGTGGTTCAAGGATCAGATCCGGTGA
- a CDS encoding glycosyltransferase family 4 protein, whose protein sequence is MNLRAPLRLGFTHIPRRLWAGGYNYQSNLFAALSRFRPGEFTPVLFAGTGSDDADLAPLAAIPGVEVVRSPAFERRAGLVAALALGLDRAAAAEFRTQGINAVFESARFFGWRLPYPAVAWFPDFQHRRLPQLFPAAARWRREAGFRIQIASGRTVMLSSESAHRDFRKFYPGAKNEVCVVRFATQPSPALLTANPAEVIAQHRLPEKYFYLPNQFYRHKNHQVVIDALTILVQREFDIVVCASGSTEDPRERGYFDSVMTEVRSRGLEKSFRHLGMIPPSQVYALLRNSVALINPSRFEGWSTTVEEAKSFGVPLILSDLDVHREQTDGAARYFGIDDPVTLADHLIGASQESQASVVRNVVPHQEYRVAAFAADFANTIHRAMQVSPS, encoded by the coding sequence GTGAACCTGCGAGCGCCGCTGCGCCTCGGGTTTACGCATATTCCCCGTCGGCTTTGGGCCGGCGGCTACAACTATCAAAGCAATCTCTTTGCGGCGCTAAGCAGGTTCCGCCCGGGCGAATTTACTCCCGTCCTGTTCGCCGGGACAGGTAGCGACGATGCCGATCTTGCGCCGCTTGCGGCGATACCGGGCGTGGAGGTTGTGCGGTCGCCGGCCTTCGAGCGCCGCGCCGGTTTGGTTGCAGCGCTTGCGCTGGGACTGGACCGGGCGGCGGCGGCAGAATTCCGGACGCAGGGCATCAATGCCGTCTTTGAATCCGCACGTTTTTTCGGCTGGCGTCTGCCCTATCCGGCGGTGGCCTGGTTTCCCGATTTTCAGCATCGACGGTTGCCTCAGCTTTTTCCGGCGGCGGCGCGGTGGCGTCGCGAGGCCGGTTTCCGCATTCAGATCGCATCCGGGCGGACCGTCATGCTGAGCAGCGAAAGCGCGCATCGTGACTTCAGGAAATTCTACCCCGGAGCGAAGAATGAGGTCTGTGTGGTTCGTTTCGCGACTCAGCCATCGCCGGCGCTCCTGACCGCAAATCCGGCTGAGGTAATTGCACAACACCGGTTGCCCGAAAAATACTTCTACCTGCCAAATCAATTTTACAGGCACAAGAACCACCAGGTGGTCATCGATGCACTGACCATCCTGGTGCAACGTGAGTTCGATATCGTTGTGTGCGCGTCAGGCAGCACCGAAGATCCACGAGAGCGCGGATACTTCGATAGTGTAATGACTGAGGTCCGAAGTCGCGGCCTTGAGAAGTCTTTTCGTCATCTGGGAATGATTCCGCCGTCTCAGGTATACGCGCTGTTGCGGAACTCCGTTGCCCTGATAAATCCATCTCGATTCGAGGGATGGAGTACAACCGTCGAAGAGGCGAAATCGTTCGGCGTTCCATTGATCTTGTCTGATCTCGACGTGCACCGCGAGCAGACCGACGGCGCGGCGCGCTATTTCGGGATCGACGATCCCGTCACCCTGGCCGATCACCTCATAGGCGCGTCGCAGGAGTCCCAAGCCTCAGTCGTTCGTAACGTCGTCCCGCATCAGGAGTACCGGGTCGCAGCATTTGCGGCGGATTTTGCCAACACAATTCATCGAGCCATGCAGGTTTCGCCATCCTGA
- a CDS encoding NAD-dependent epimerase/dehydratase family protein — protein sequence MDAKTDSKQAKSLVIGATGITGGYIVEHLVRGGQRPLAISRSRQAGAGVDWFQGDLKNPEAFRLPPFATLYCTASAILLPTALPYLFNPLLKRVVVFSSTSVITKIDSEIVSERETLKKLAEAEREIAALCDQSNVGWTILRPTLIYAEGRDRNITPLSKLIRRFGFMPIVGGGRGLRQPVHAEDLAIGAISAASSPAAARKVYSLPGGETLTYREMIDRIFDGLRLPRRTISISPFWWKAAFIIAKPLFPGANAAMGTRMTKDMAFDSTPAREDFGWNPRMFNPVFD from the coding sequence GTGGACGCGAAAACAGATTCGAAACAGGCGAAGAGCCTGGTGATAGGCGCCACCGGGATTACGGGTGGTTATATCGTTGAGCACCTCGTCCGCGGCGGACAGCGACCGCTTGCTATCTCCAGGTCCCGGCAAGCCGGAGCTGGCGTTGACTGGTTCCAGGGGGACCTAAAGAATCCTGAGGCATTCCGGCTTCCCCCATTTGCGACACTATACTGCACAGCAAGCGCGATCCTGTTGCCGACGGCGCTTCCGTACCTTTTCAATCCCTTATTGAAGCGAGTCGTTGTCTTCAGTTCGACCAGCGTCATAACAAAAATTGATAGTGAAATCGTCTCGGAGCGAGAGACCCTGAAGAAACTCGCTGAGGCAGAGCGAGAAATCGCCGCACTTTGTGATCAAAGCAATGTTGGTTGGACGATATTGCGTCCGACGCTGATTTATGCCGAAGGTCGAGATCGCAATATTACGCCGTTGTCGAAGCTTATCCGTAGATTTGGCTTTATGCCTATTGTCGGCGGAGGGCGAGGCTTGCGGCAACCGGTGCACGCGGAGGATCTGGCGATCGGAGCCATTTCCGCTGCATCCAGTCCGGCCGCAGCCAGAAAGGTCTATTCCTTGCCTGGCGGTGAAACTCTTACTTACCGCGAAATGATCGATCGAATTTTTGACGGGCTGCGGCTGCCGCGGCGTACTATTTCAATATCGCCTTTCTGGTGGAAGGCGGCCTTTATCATTGCAAAACCACTTTTTCCCGGCGCAAACGCGGCAATGGGCACCCGAATGACGAAAGATATGGCGTTCGATTCCACCCCCGCGCGAGAAGACTTCGGCTGGAATCCAAGAATGTTCAATCCGGTTTTTGACTAG
- a CDS encoding Gfo/Idh/MocA family protein: protein MIKFGLLGCGRIAKRHSDLLGGGHIPGAELVAVCDEVRERADAIAAKFNVPAFYDIDDFLGRKDIQAVSVLTPSGMHPAHVIAAAKAGKHVIVEKPMALRLEDADAMIRACDAAAVKLFVVKQNRFNVPVVKAREALDAGRFGRLVLGTVRVRWCRDQAYYDQDKWRGTWAYDGGVLANQASHHIDMLEWFFGDVVSVHARAATALVNIETEDTAVATLKFKNGALGIIEATTAIRPKDLEGSLSILGEKGAVEIAGFAVNKIRHWHFTEELAADKDVIEKFSVNPPNVYGFGHQAYYEHVIKCLNNQSSALVDGLQGRKSLELISALYESIETGKEVSVNFVPQLCRLGELP, encoded by the coding sequence GTGATCAAGTTTGGCTTGCTAGGCTGCGGACGCATTGCGAAACGCCACTCCGATCTCCTGGGGGGCGGCCACATCCCTGGAGCCGAGCTCGTTGCGGTCTGCGACGAGGTGCGTGAGCGCGCCGACGCCATTGCCGCGAAGTTTAACGTGCCGGCATTCTACGATATCGATGATTTTCTTGGCCGAAAGGATATCCAGGCGGTTTCGGTGCTGACACCCAGCGGCATGCATCCCGCTCATGTCATTGCCGCGGCCAAAGCGGGCAAGCACGTTATCGTCGAAAAGCCGATGGCTCTTCGTCTTGAAGACGCTGATGCTATGATACGTGCCTGCGACGCCGCGGCAGTTAAGCTGTTCGTCGTCAAGCAGAATCGATTCAATGTTCCCGTGGTCAAGGCGCGCGAGGCGCTTGACGCCGGTCGGTTCGGTCGCCTTGTGCTCGGTACTGTCAGAGTGCGCTGGTGTCGCGATCAAGCCTACTATGATCAAGATAAATGGCGTGGAACCTGGGCGTATGATGGTGGCGTTCTGGCCAATCAGGCCAGTCACCACATCGATATGCTGGAATGGTTTTTCGGTGACGTGGTCAGCGTACATGCCCGAGCGGCAACAGCGTTGGTGAATATCGAGACCGAAGATACTGCAGTGGCGACGCTTAAATTCAAGAATGGCGCACTCGGAATTATTGAAGCGACAACCGCGATCAGGCCCAAGGATCTCGAAGGCTCGTTGTCGATACTGGGAGAGAAGGGAGCTGTCGAAATTGCAGGCTTTGCCGTCAATAAAATCCGGCATTGGCATTTTACAGAAGAACTTGCGGCAGACAAAGACGTGATTGAGAAGTTTTCCGTCAATCCGCCAAACGTCTACGGCTTTGGTCATCAGGCGTATTACGAGCACGTCATCAAATGCCTCAACAACCAGAGCTCCGCACTCGTTGACGGTCTACAGGGTCGCAAAAGTCTCGAGCTGATATCCGCGTTGTATGAGTCAATTGAAACGGGCAAGGAAGTTTCGGTGAATTTCGTTCCGCAGTTGTGTCGCCTTGGGGAGCTGCCGTGA
- a CDS encoding acyltransferase, with translation MSDPEIRHVCVRDVQFGARVSIVEPCNLYGCEIGDDCFIGPFTEVQKGVRIGARTRVQSHAFVCELVNIGDDCFIGHGVMFINDTFSTGRPAGGRKELWRSTTIGNRVSIGSGATILPVRICDDVVVGAGAVVTKDITASGSYVGNPARRMQALR, from the coding sequence GTGAGTGACCCCGAGATTCGACACGTATGTGTGCGTGATGTGCAATTCGGCGCTCGCGTAAGCATCGTCGAGCCCTGCAATCTCTACGGCTGCGAAATTGGAGATGACTGTTTCATCGGTCCCTTCACCGAGGTCCAGAAAGGCGTACGCATCGGCGCACGCACGCGAGTTCAGTCTCATGCCTTCGTATGCGAGCTTGTTAATATCGGCGATGACTGTTTTATCGGTCACGGAGTGATGTTCATCAACGACACCTTTTCCACTGGGCGGCCGGCTGGTGGTCGCAAAGAGCTGTGGCGTTCTACAACTATCGGCAATCGCGTTTCCATTGGATCCGGCGCGACTATTCTCCCGGTCAGAATTTGCGACGATGTGGTAGTCGGTGCGGGTGCCGTCGTTACAAAGGACATCACAGCATCAGGATCTTACGTTGGAAATCCGGCGCGGCGTATGCAGGCGCTTCGGTAG
- a CDS encoding DegT/DnrJ/EryC1/StrS family aminotransferase has product MAVPYADLHLQYESIRPDIDAAIAAVIRDSSFIRGPHVDAFESAFANAVDAPYCVSCANGTDALYIAMAALKVKSGDEVITTAHSWISTSAMITHSGATVVFCDTEAQTFTIDPAAIENAITPRTVGIIPVHLYGQPADMGAIMAIARKHGLWVIEDCAQAHLARYEGQQVGTFGDAGTYSFYPGKNLGAMGDAGAIVTSRPDLAERMAMLARHGGLVKHQHRIEGINSRLDGLQAAILSAKLPHLPRWTRARQAAAAVYDSGLGQIEDVVVPQIAPGRTHVYHLYTIQHRQRDELAAHLKANGVQTAVNYPIALPFLEAYRRLGLHPEQFPNAYRHQSRILSLPMFAEITAQQQKAVVDLIRAFG; this is encoded by the coding sequence ATGGCAGTACCCTACGCCGATCTTCATCTACAGTACGAAAGCATCAGGCCGGACATCGACGCCGCGATCGCAGCCGTCATTCGTGACAGTTCGTTCATTCGCGGGCCCCATGTGGACGCGTTCGAGAGCGCATTTGCGAACGCTGTTGATGCTCCTTACTGTGTGTCTTGCGCCAACGGCACTGATGCACTCTATATTGCCATGGCCGCGCTGAAGGTAAAATCGGGTGACGAGGTCATCACGACCGCACATTCGTGGATCAGCACTTCGGCCATGATTACTCATTCCGGTGCCACCGTGGTGTTTTGTGACACAGAGGCTCAGACTTTTACCATCGATCCCGCAGCAATTGAAAATGCCATCACTCCGCGTACGGTCGGAATCATTCCGGTCCATCTCTACGGCCAACCCGCCGACATGGGTGCCATCATGGCAATCGCTCGTAAGCATGGCTTGTGGGTGATCGAGGATTGTGCGCAAGCGCATTTGGCGCGGTACGAAGGCCAGCAGGTCGGCACTTTTGGTGATGCCGGGACATACTCGTTTTATCCAGGCAAGAACCTTGGGGCGATGGGTGATGCCGGTGCCATCGTCACCAGCCGCCCCGATCTCGCCGAAAGGATGGCGATGCTGGCGCGGCACGGCGGTCTTGTGAAGCATCAGCATCGGATAGAGGGAATTAACAGCCGTTTGGACGGTCTGCAGGCCGCAATTCTATCCGCGAAGCTGCCGCATCTGCCGCGCTGGACACGAGCTCGGCAGGCGGCTGCTGCGGTCTATGACAGCGGTCTCGGTCAGATTGAGGATGTCGTCGTGCCGCAGATCGCTCCTGGTCGTACACACGTCTATCACCTCTACACCATTCAGCATCGGCAACGTGATGAGCTTGCCGCTCATTTGAAGGCGAACGGCGTGCAGACCGCCGTCAACTATCCCATTGCGCTTCCGTTTCTGGAAGCCTATCGGCGTTTGGGGCTTCATCCCGAGCAGTTTCCGAATGCCTATCGGCATCAGAGCCGCATTCTGTCGTTGCCGATGTTTGCTGAAATCACGGCACAGCAGCAGAAGGCGGTAGTCGATCTCATCCGCGCCTTTGGTTAG
- a CDS encoding glycosyltransferase family 4 protein: protein MTDIAKALALESDVVVLSGSPNSGSKLPPKPDEPTVIEIKSWWPGKSALVSRALAALAFAVQVFLSIIKHSRREDAVLCVTTPFTLPYAVTLAARLRRASVALIIYDFYPDSLVMAGFLRPTSMVTRMMRWANKVMFQGLNAIVTIGRDMNSILMTYPRMTEEKIRFIPNWATLPVRYREIDADNPYRRRCGGKFLVAMSGNAGFTHDPESVFEAARILRDKVGIHFLLSGEGVGWTKLKEKHAASPLSNVTLIERVPETELEMFLSAADVWVIPYRKRNTGVSVPSRLYNLLAVGRPVIICSEPEAEAAILVQEHDLGWVVEPEMPASIAQAVTLAASTAGETPEKGRRAAAVAPRYTKQIALRSYNELMGRLLGKQAGVRTS from the coding sequence ATGACCGACATTGCCAAAGCACTTGCGCTGGAAAGCGACGTAGTCGTTCTGTCGGGATCACCGAACTCCGGCTCAAAACTGCCACCGAAACCTGACGAACCCACTGTCATCGAAATAAAAAGCTGGTGGCCAGGGAAGTCTGCCCTGGTCTCACGAGCGCTAGCCGCCCTCGCGTTCGCCGTGCAAGTTTTTCTTTCCATCATCAAGCACAGCCGTCGTGAAGATGCTGTTCTTTGTGTCACAACTCCATTCACATTGCCGTATGCCGTAACTTTGGCGGCGCGACTACGCCGGGCTTCTGTAGCGCTCATTATTTACGATTTCTATCCGGATTCGCTGGTCATGGCGGGCTTTTTACGACCCACCTCCATGGTGACCAGAATGATGCGATGGGCAAACAAGGTGATGTTTCAAGGGCTCAACGCCATCGTTACAATCGGCCGTGATATGAATTCGATACTGATGACCTACCCCCGCATGACTGAAGAAAAGATTAGATTCATCCCGAATTGGGCGACGCTTCCCGTGCGCTATCGGGAGATCGACGCTGACAATCCCTATCGCCGCCGTTGCGGAGGCAAATTCTTGGTGGCTATGTCGGGCAACGCGGGATTTACCCACGATCCGGAATCCGTCTTCGAGGCCGCTCGAATATTGAGAGACAAGGTCGGCATTCATTTTTTGCTTTCTGGCGAGGGCGTAGGCTGGACCAAATTGAAGGAAAAGCACGCCGCTTCGCCGCTATCCAATGTGACGCTAATCGAGCGTGTCCCCGAAACAGAACTTGAAATGTTCCTGTCGGCGGCTGACGTCTGGGTGATCCCATACCGAAAAAGGAATACCGGTGTGTCTGTGCCTAGCCGGCTCTACAATTTGCTTGCGGTGGGGAGGCCGGTCATCATTTGCTCAGAACCGGAAGCGGAGGCCGCTATCCTCGTTCAGGAACATGATCTTGGTTGGGTGGTGGAACCCGAAATGCCCGCTTCGATTGCACAGGCCGTGACGCTTGCCGCCTCGACAGCCGGCGAGACCCCCGAGAAAGGTAGACGAGCCGCCGCAGTGGCTCCGCGGTATACAAAGCAGATTGCGCTGAGATCTTACAATGAGCTCATGGGTCGCCTTCTCGGCAAGCAGGCTGGCGTCCGAACAAGTTGA
- a CDS encoding O-antigen ligase family protein, producing the protein MQVEHKTQALATWTSIAATLAVLAKTFVPFYLIGSTAIFAASVAVGLVLVAVSWRSIIDSASRVRDVLLVAALFYAVVVVAFLAYSRDAVPATHLLGIVIIHGIMLVFGLAAAPALKMVLLTLVGMASVYTAMLALHALRFGGITAGGNIDDIFGIGVPAIYITFHQNIGFMLGVAAIAALGLASHRVTRILAASILPVALLFLFHIAARTALVALASGLVFLGFAALWQHSRKITLLAAGAVIMIATLAFVILSQRELNQIDVDTKAPDAISRTIRELKDPNPGFRLPIWKQTWYRIVSEPNRLPFGRGIGMYPVDAGFGSPDWLLHPTEGSKHYPHNMGLELLYESGIVGLLLFSTLTLWPIITSLRRWSAFSPAERSVVAIYVFSLVSSEISGAFAYTYILQFFLALTVGIVALKRTAEATADRPIVGSSQSVP; encoded by the coding sequence ATGCAAGTCGAACATAAAACGCAAGCCCTCGCCACTTGGACATCAATCGCGGCAACCTTGGCGGTCCTCGCGAAGACTTTTGTGCCATTCTATCTGATCGGCTCCACAGCGATTTTTGCAGCTTCCGTTGCAGTCGGACTGGTTCTGGTTGCCGTGAGTTGGCGCTCGATTATCGACAGTGCCAGCCGTGTCCGTGACGTCCTGCTGGTGGCCGCGCTGTTCTACGCGGTTGTCGTCGTCGCCTTCCTGGCGTATTCGCGCGACGCAGTACCGGCGACGCATCTTTTGGGCATCGTAATCATCCATGGGATAATGCTGGTTTTCGGCTTAGCTGCAGCTCCAGCGCTGAAGATGGTTCTGCTGACGCTCGTGGGTATGGCGTCAGTCTATACGGCGATGCTTGCCCTGCATGCGCTGCGGTTTGGAGGCATCACGGCTGGCGGCAATATCGACGACATCTTTGGAATTGGCGTACCTGCAATCTACATTACCTTCCATCAGAATATCGGCTTCATGCTCGGCGTCGCCGCCATCGCAGCACTTGGATTGGCATCGCATCGCGTCACAAGGATACTGGCGGCGAGCATACTGCCGGTTGCGCTGCTGTTTCTGTTTCACATTGCCGCCCGAACCGCCTTGGTCGCGCTCGCGAGCGGTCTCGTCTTCCTGGGTTTCGCGGCACTCTGGCAGCATTCGAGGAAGATAACCTTGCTGGCTGCCGGGGCCGTGATCATGATTGCGACGCTCGCATTCGTGATTCTCTCTCAGCGAGAGCTGAACCAAATCGACGTCGACACAAAGGCCCCTGACGCGATCTCTCGGACCATCCGAGAGCTCAAAGACCCTAATCCCGGATTCCGTTTGCCGATCTGGAAACAGACTTGGTACCGCATCGTGAGCGAACCGAATCGATTGCCATTCGGGCGGGGCATCGGAATGTATCCAGTCGATGCGGGATTCGGTTCCCCGGATTGGCTCCTTCATCCTACCGAAGGGTCCAAGCATTATCCCCACAACATGGGCCTGGAACTACTTTACGAATCGGGAATTGTTGGGTTGCTGCTGTTCAGCACGCTAACGCTTTGGCCAATCATTACGTCGCTGCGCCGCTGGTCTGCGTTTTCTCCCGCGGAGAGATCCGTGGTCGCAATATATGTTTTTAGCCTGGTGAGCTCTGAAATTTCTGGCGCGTTCGCCTATACATACATACTGCAGTTTTTCCTCGCCTTGACGGTTGGAATTGTTGCTCTGAAACGGACTGCAGAAGCCACCGCGGATCGACCAATCGTCGGATCGTCCCAATCAGTACCCTGA
- a CDS encoding class I SAM-dependent methyltransferase, which produces MRKAIRIGITVEAASIWYSMNHRDQNIDPDVTAGFGHEWSTFRQSEDEFSPVDREAVFQSYFHIFPWDKLPPDPVGIDVGCGSGRWALMVAPRVGHLYLLDASADALAVARENLAEIANVSFHLATVDDIPVDDNSLDFAFSLGVLHHVPDTMAAIHAIATKLKVGAPFLVYLYYALDNRPWWYRAIWRFSNIFRVIISRLPPRLRLVISQVIAVVAYWPLARFAAAVERAGLSSAAIPLAFYRDRSFYVMRTDAYDRFCTKLEQRFTRHQIERMLTAAGFDEIRFSNEAPYWCAIGKKR; this is translated from the coding sequence TTGCGCAAAGCGATTCGGATCGGCATAACCGTTGAAGCGGCCTCAATATGGTATTCGATGAACCATCGTGACCAGAATATTGATCCTGATGTTACGGCCGGATTCGGTCACGAATGGTCGACATTCCGACAGAGCGAGGACGAATTTTCGCCGGTGGACCGTGAAGCGGTGTTCCAGTCTTACTTCCATATTTTTCCATGGGATAAGTTGCCGCCCGATCCGGTTGGAATCGACGTCGGCTGCGGCAGCGGCCGTTGGGCACTGATGGTAGCGCCGAGAGTCGGCCATCTTTATCTCCTCGATGCAAGCGCGGACGCTCTCGCCGTTGCTCGAGAGAATCTCGCCGAGATTGCCAACGTCAGTTTTCATCTCGCAACCGTCGACGATATTCCAGTAGATGATAACTCCCTCGACTTCGCTTTCTCATTGGGTGTTCTGCATCATGTGCCGGACACAATGGCCGCGATACACGCTATTGCAACCAAGCTGAAAGTTGGCGCGCCGTTCTTAGTCTATCTTTATTATGCTCTCGACAACCGTCCATGGTGGTATCGTGCGATCTGGCGGTTCAGCAACATCTTCCGTGTGATCATTTCGCGGTTGCCACCGAGGTTGCGACTCGTGATCAGCCAGGTCATCGCGGTTGTTGCCTATTGGCCGTTAGCGCGCTTCGCAGCAGCGGTCGAACGCGCCGGTTTATCCTCTGCCGCCATCCCGCTCGCATTTTATCGAGATCGCAGTTTTTATGTAATGCGCACCGATGCCTACGACCGATTTTGTACCAAACTCGAGCAGCGGTTCACGCGACACCAAATCGAACGGATGCTGACTGCCGCAGGGTTTGACGAGATTCGCTTTTCGAACGAGGCGCCCTACTGGTGTGCTATTGGAAAAAAACGTTGA
- a CDS encoding methyltransferase, TIGR04325 family → MKRLLPWHLRRTVAYARTSYASRKPPFQGVYPDFGMIKQTPGYSDQGWSESSKFAAKRARDQIGTKIPSVMPHSKNLLPILVASLKGPVRILDFGGAAGLDFGNLSASLGGIPKDVSYMVVDTAGTCAAGRSIWESENIAFTSELPAETERFDIVYAYSAIQYLDDFRHGLKKFAAYQPEAILLCHHPVYFGESFVRCQSNMGAGLEVAQWVFGFDDLIETMSDLGYQLSFREYTPAEYNVDNYADDAKAGRTANLMFVPK, encoded by the coding sequence TTGAAACGCCTGCTCCCCTGGCACCTCCGCAGGACTGTAGCCTATGCGCGAACTTCCTATGCGAGCCGGAAACCGCCTTTCCAAGGCGTTTATCCAGATTTCGGGATGATCAAGCAAACGCCCGGATATAGTGATCAGGGCTGGTCCGAATCTTCGAAGTTCGCTGCGAAACGAGCCCGAGATCAGATCGGAACGAAAATTCCATCGGTGATGCCGCATTCGAAGAATTTGCTGCCGATCCTGGTTGCGAGCCTTAAGGGACCAGTTCGCATTCTCGACTTCGGAGGGGCGGCCGGGCTGGACTTCGGAAATCTGTCCGCTTCCCTTGGCGGCATTCCCAAAGACGTGTCTTACATGGTCGTCGACACGGCCGGAACATGCGCGGCCGGAAGGTCAATCTGGGAAAGCGAGAATATCGCATTCACATCCGAGCTGCCCGCAGAGACCGAGCGGTTTGATATTGTTTATGCTTACAGCGCCATTCAATACCTTGATGATTTCCGCCACGGTCTTAAGAAATTCGCCGCCTACCAACCGGAAGCTATCTTGCTCTGTCACCACCCAGTCTATTTTGGCGAATCGTTCGTGAGGTGTCAAAGCAACATGGGCGCCGGATTAGAAGTCGCTCAATGGGTGTTCGGTTTCGACGATCTGATCGAGACGATGAGCGATCTAGGGTACCAACTCAGTTTCAGAGAGTATACGCCAGCAGAATACAACGTCGATAATTACGCGGACGATGCCAAGGCCGGACGAACGGCAAATCTGATGTTCGTACCTAAATAG
- a CDS encoding class I SAM-dependent methyltransferase, with product MFEFGKNWNSFSSLIAEERISLAQAGLRRLFPNDEIAGKPFMDIGCGSGLSMLAALRLGASEVRGIDIDPDSVNTARKVLDHFAQGSRYSVERKSVFDLAPETDGTYPIVHSWGVLHHTGDMWGAISKASSMVAPRGIFALALYRSTTCCPAWKLEKRIYSSSPKAVQSIISSGYKAAFFVGKIVTGQNPAAYVAQYNTRGMSWSHDVHDWLGGYPYESATPDDVISFLRNAGWQTQQIGKDRQTFGLFASYCSEYVARRSI from the coding sequence ATGTTTGAATTTGGTAAGAACTGGAATTCTTTTTCTTCCCTGATTGCGGAAGAGAGAATTTCACTTGCCCAGGCCGGATTGCGCCGCCTGTTTCCAAACGACGAGATAGCCGGGAAGCCGTTTATGGACATAGGTTGCGGGTCCGGCCTGTCAATGCTCGCAGCCCTTCGACTTGGCGCGAGTGAAGTCAGGGGCATCGACATCGACCCGGATTCGGTTAACACTGCACGGAAGGTACTTGACCATTTCGCTCAAGGCTCGCGGTATTCAGTCGAACGCAAGAGCGTCTTCGACCTCGCCCCGGAGACCGATGGTACCTACCCTATCGTTCACTCGTGGGGCGTTCTCCATCATACGGGCGACATGTGGGGCGCAATCAGCAAGGCATCTTCGATGGTCGCGCCAAGGGGTATCTTCGCGTTGGCTCTCTATCGATCAACCACATGCTGCCCTGCGTGGAAGCTAGAGAAGAGGATTTATTCGTCGTCTCCAAAAGCGGTCCAGAGTATTATCAGCAGCGGTTATAAGGCCGCTTTCTTTGTCGGGAAGATCGTCACCGGCCAAAATCCAGCCGCCTATGTCGCGCAGTACAATACGCGGGGCATGTCATGGAGCCACGACGTCCACGATTGGCTTGGCGGCTATCCTTATGAATCAGCGACGCCTGATGACGTCATTTCATTTCTGAGAAATGCCGGTTGGCAAACTCAGCAAATCGGCAAGGATCGGCAAACATTTGGTCTGTTCGCATCGTATTGCAGTGAATACGTCGCGCGGCGGTCGATTTAA